The genomic DNA GGCGTGCGGTCAATCCGGCAGCGAGAAAACACGCAACCGGTTCGCCGGGAAGGTGACCGCGAACACCGAGCCCTTGCCCAGGGTGCTGGAGATGTCCAGCGTGGCGCCGTGCCGCTGCAGCACATGCTTGACGATGGCCAGTCCCAGGCCCGTGCCGCCGGTCTCGCGGGAACGGCTGCGGTCCACGCGGTAAAAGCGCTCCGTCAGGCGTGGCAGGTGTTCCGGCGCGATGCCCGGCCCCGTGTCCTGCACCGAGAAGACGGCACGGCCGTCCTCCTTGCGCTGCCAGGCCACCGTGATCGATCCGCCCGCGGGCGTGTAGCGCACGGCGTTGCTGATGAGGTTGGACAGCGCGCTCTGCAGCTCGGCGGGCACGCCCGCGATATCGCCTTCGGCACGCAGGCTGTCCACGGCCGGAAAAACCATCACATGCTGGCGCGGCTGGTTCTGCGTGAGCAGGGCGGACAATGCGCGGCCCTCTTCCTCGCACCGCTGCATCAGCGCCTGCACGGGCGTCCACTCCGCCATGCCGGGCGGCGGGCTGCCCTCCAGGCGCGACAGAGTCAGCAGGTCCTGCACCACGCTTTGCATGCGCAGCGCCTGCTGCGCCATCATGCCCAGATAGCGCGCCCGCTCATCGGCATTCAGCGGCAGAGTCTGCAGGGTTTCGACGAAACCGGCCAGCACCGTCAGGGGCGTGCGGATCTCATGGGACACGTTGGCGACAAAGTCGCGCCGCATGGCCTCGGCCTGCTCCAGCGCAGTGACATCGCGCGACAGCAGCAAGGTGCGCCCGTCCCCGTAGGGGTGCAGGTGCACCGAGATGCGCACGGGCCGCGAGGGCGTGCTGAAGCGCCCTTCCAGCACCACATCGTGGGTGAAGTCCTGGGCGGCGAAGTAGGCCGTGAACTCGGGGTCGCGCACCAGGTTGCCGATCGATTGCATCACGTCGCGCTGGGCATCGAAACCAAACTGGTTGGCCGCCATCTGGTTGCACCACTCGATCCGGCCCTGCGCATCCAGCAAGACCACGCCGTTGGGCGTGGCCTGCAGCGCCGCCAGGATTTCCTGCAGCCGGTCCTGGCTGTCGCGGATCTGCGCCTGCTGCCTGCGCAGAAGGCGCCGAGCGCGGTCCGCCGCCTCGCCCCAGATGCCGCGCATGGCAGGCACTTCCGCCAGGTCGCCCGTGCGCAG from Acidovorax sp. A79 includes the following:
- the phoR gene encoding phosphate regulon sensor histidine kinase PhoR, giving the protein MLWRISYFLLWQMAGGGLGWWQGGPWGAALGAALAGWAWFVWDLLRGARVLRWLRTGDLAEVPAMRGIWGEAADRARRLLRRQQAQIRDSQDRLQEILAALQATPNGVVLLDAQGRIEWCNQMAANQFGFDAQRDVMQSIGNLVRDPEFTAYFAAQDFTHDVVLEGRFSTPSRPVRISVHLHPYGDGRTLLLSRDVTALEQAEAMRRDFVANVSHEIRTPLTVLAGFVETLQTLPLNADERARYLGMMAQQALRMQSVVQDLLTLSRLEGSPPPGMAEWTPVQALMQRCEEEGRALSALLTQNQPRQHVMVFPAVDSLRAEGDIAGVPAELQSALSNLISNAVRYTPAGGSITVAWQRKEDGRAVFSVQDTGPGIAPEHLPRLTERFYRVDRSRSRETGGTGLGLAIVKHVLQRHGATLDISSTLGKGSVFAVTFPANRLRVFSLPD